A single window of Martelella sp. NC20 DNA harbors:
- a CDS encoding histone deacetylase family protein, with product MRIIYSEDHKFRDAKTELHGGELVKPFEGPFRAEWILAALKENGFSDIVAPEAHGLSVAAKLHDTGYLEFLETIWERWVAAGFTSEAIPISLPVRRSYHARPPKNIDGLLGYYANSVETSITDGTYRAAVAANDCALSASDHVNAGNRLAFALCRPPGHHAGIDLFGGYCFLNNAAIAAQRLIDHGAGKVAILDVDFHHGNGTQDITYERDDIFFASLHGDPDDAFPYFWGHAEETGKDRGEGFNANFPLPRNTPWSAYRDALERAMARIAAFGAEALVVSLGVDTFEKDPISFFRLTTPDFRRMGAILGSSGLPIVTVMEGGYGVLEIGQNVANVLIGMEES from the coding sequence ATGCGCATTATCTATTCCGAGGATCACAAGTTCCGCGACGCGAAAACGGAGCTGCATGGCGGCGAACTGGTGAAGCCCTTCGAGGGGCCGTTCCGGGCGGAATGGATCTTGGCGGCGCTGAAGGAAAACGGGTTTTCGGATATCGTCGCTCCCGAGGCCCATGGGCTTTCGGTCGCCGCAAAACTGCATGATACCGGCTATCTGGAATTTCTCGAGACGATCTGGGAACGGTGGGTCGCGGCCGGCTTCACCAGCGAGGCGATCCCGATTTCGCTCCCCGTCCGGCGCTCCTATCATGCCCGGCCGCCAAAGAATATCGACGGGCTGCTCGGCTACTACGCCAATTCGGTCGAGACCTCGATCACCGATGGCACCTACCGGGCGGCCGTTGCCGCCAATGACTGCGCGCTGTCGGCGAGCGACCATGTCAATGCCGGCAATCGCCTTGCCTTTGCGCTTTGCCGCCCGCCGGGCCACCATGCCGGGATCGATCTGTTCGGCGGCTATTGTTTCCTGAACAATGCCGCCATCGCGGCCCAGCGGCTCATCGATCACGGCGCCGGCAAGGTCGCGATCCTCGATGTCGATTTTCACCACGGCAACGGCACGCAGGACATCACCTATGAGCGCGACGATATCTTCTTCGCCTCGCTCCATGGCGATCCGGACGATGCCTTTCCCTATTTCTGGGGTCACGCGGAAGAAACCGGCAAGGACAGAGGCGAAGGCTTCAACGCCAACTTCCCCCTCCCCCGCAACACGCCCTGGAGCGCCTATCGCGACGCGCTGGAAAGGGCGATGGCGCGTATCGCCGCCTTCGGCGCGGAGGCGCTGGTGGTCTCGCTCGGCGTCGACACCTTCGAAAAAGATCCAATCTCGTTCTTCAGGCTGACCACGCCCGATTTCCGGCGGATGGGCGCGATCCTCGGATCATCCGGCCTGCCGATCGTCACCGTCATGGAAGGCGGCTACGGCGTTCTCGAAATCGGCCAGAATGTCGCCAATGTGCTCATCGGCATGGAGGAAAGCTGA
- the lepA gene encoding translation elongation factor 4 codes for MTTNDARIPLDHIRNFSIVAHIDHGKSTLADRLIQTCGGLAEREMSAQVLDNMDIERERGITIKAQTVRLHYKANNGETYVLNLIDTPGHVDFAYEVSRSLSACEGSLLVVDASQGVEAQTLANVYQAIDNDHELVTVLNKVDLPAAEPDRVKEQIEDVIGIDASDAVLISAKTGLGIPDVLEAIVKRLPPPKTEKGADAPLKALLVDSWYDTYLGVMVLVRVIDGVLKKGQTIRMMGTDAKYHVERVGVLTPKMLVVDELGPGEIGVITASIKEVADTRVGDTITEDKRPTEKMLPGFKPAQPVVFCGLFPVDANDFEDLRAAVGKLRLNDASFSFEMESSAALGFGFRCGFLGLLHLEIVQERLEREFDLDLIATAPSVVYQMSMNDGSEIELHNPADMPDVVKIAEIREPWIKANILTPDDYLGSILKLCQDRRGVQTGLTYVGNRAMLSYDLPLNEVVFDFYDRLKSISKGYASFDYHLDTYRPGNLVKMSILVNGEPVDALSMLVHRAAAEKRGRDMCEKLKELIPKHMFKIPIQAAIGGTVIARETISALRKDVTAKCYGGDATRKRKLLDKQKAGKKRMRQFGKVEIPQEAFIAALKMSDE; via the coding sequence ATGACCACAAATGACGCTCGCATTCCGCTGGACCATATCCGCAACTTCTCCATCGTGGCCCATATCGACCACGGCAAGTCGACCCTTGCCGACCGGCTGATCCAGACCTGCGGGGGGCTGGCCGAGCGCGAGATGTCGGCGCAGGTGCTCGACAATATGGATATCGAGCGCGAGCGCGGCATCACCATCAAGGCCCAGACCGTGCGCCTGCATTACAAGGCGAATAACGGCGAGACCTATGTGCTGAACCTGATCGACACGCCCGGCCATGTCGACTTCGCCTATGAGGTCTCGCGCTCGCTTTCGGCCTGCGAGGGCTCGCTGCTGGTGGTTGATGCCTCGCAGGGCGTGGAAGCCCAGACGCTCGCAAACGTCTATCAGGCGATCGACAACGATCATGAACTCGTCACCGTTCTCAACAAGGTCGATCTGCCGGCCGCCGAACCCGACCGGGTCAAGGAACAGATCGAGGATGTGATCGGCATCGATGCCTCCGACGCCGTGCTGATTTCGGCGAAAACCGGACTCGGCATTCCCGATGTGCTGGAGGCGATCGTCAAGCGCCTGCCGCCGCCGAAGACCGAAAAGGGCGCCGACGCGCCGCTGAAGGCACTGCTGGTCGATAGCTGGTACGACACCTATCTCGGCGTCATGGTTCTGGTGCGCGTCATCGATGGCGTGCTGAAGAAGGGCCAGACCATCCGCATGATGGGCACCGACGCCAAATATCATGTCGAGCGCGTGGGCGTGCTGACGCCCAAAATGCTGGTCGTCGACGAACTCGGCCCCGGCGAGATCGGCGTCATCACCGCCTCGATCAAGGAAGTGGCCGATACCCGCGTCGGCGATACGATCACCGAGGACAAGCGCCCGACCGAGAAGATGCTGCCGGGCTTCAAGCCGGCGCAGCCGGTGGTGTTCTGCGGGCTGTTCCCGGTTGACGCCAACGACTTCGAGGATCTGCGCGCCGCCGTCGGCAAGCTGCGCCTCAACGACGCGTCGTTTTCTTTCGAGATGGAAAGCTCGGCGGCGCTCGGCTTCGGCTTTCGCTGCGGCTTCCTTGGCCTGCTGCATCTGGAAATCGTCCAGGAACGGCTGGAGCGCGAATTCGACCTCGACCTGATCGCGACCGCGCCTTCGGTGGTCTACCAAATGTCGATGAATGACGGGTCCGAGATCGAACTGCACAACCCCGCCGACATGCCGGACGTCGTCAAGATCGCCGAAATTCGCGAGCCGTGGATCAAGGCCAATATCCTGACGCCGGACGACTATCTCGGCAGTATCCTGAAGCTTTGCCAGGACCGGCGCGGCGTCCAGACAGGGCTCACCTATGTCGGCAACCGGGCGATGCTTTCCTACGACCTGCCGCTCAACGAGGTGGTGTTCGATTTCTACGACCGGCTGAAGTCGATTTCCAAGGGCTATGCCTCGTTCGACTATCATCTGGATACGTATCGTCCGGGAAATCTGGTGAAGATGTCGATCCTCGTCAACGGCGAGCCGGTCGATGCGCTGTCCATGCTGGTGCACCGGGCCGCGGCCGAAAAACGCGGCCGCGACATGTGCGAGAAGCTGAAAGAGCTGATCCCGAAGCACATGTTCAAGATCCCGATCCAGGCCGCGATCGGCGGTACCGTGATCGCGCGCGAGACGATCTCGGCGCTGCGCAAGGACGTGACGGCCAAGTGCTATGGCGGCGACGCCACTCGCAAGCGCAAGCTGCTGGACAAGCAGAAGGCCGGCAAGAAGCGCATGCGCCAGTTCGGCAAGGTCGAAATCCCGCAGGAAGCCTTCATCGCCGCGCTGAAGATGAGCGACGAGTAA
- a CDS encoding acyl-CoA thioesterase, which yields MDREHDPSQLEMVVLMTPDMANFSGKVHGGALLNLLDRVAYSCAARYSQDYAVTLSVDQVTFREPISVGELVTMRASVNYTGRTSMEIGIRVEAEDVRSGQRRHTNSCYFTMVAVDEHGKPTPIPKIDLSTPDKERRFKEAQMRHQLRREYESRFKALKAD from the coding sequence ATGGACCGCGAACACGATCCGAGCCAGCTTGAAATGGTGGTGCTGATGACGCCGGACATGGCGAATTTTTCCGGCAAGGTGCATGGCGGCGCGCTGCTGAACCTGCTCGACCGCGTGGCCTATTCCTGCGCCGCGCGATATTCACAGGATTATGCGGTGACGCTGTCGGTCGATCAGGTGACGTTTCGCGAGCCGATCAGCGTGGGGGAACTTGTTACCATGCGGGCATCGGTGAACTATACCGGCCGCACCTCGATGGAGATCGGCATAAGGGTCGAGGCCGAGGATGTGCGAAGCGGACAGCGCCGCCACACCAATTCCTGTTATTTCACGATGGTCGCCGTGGACGAGCACGGCAAGCCGACGCCAATTCCGAAGATCGATCTCAGCACGCCGGACAAGGAGCGCCGTTTCAAGGAGGCGCAGATGCGTCACCAGCTCCGCCGCGAATATGAAAGCCGCTTCAAGGCGCTGAAGGCGGATTAA
- a CDS encoding helix-turn-helix domain-containing protein: MENLDLTFDHAIAVNLKRLRAAAGFTLDGLAEASGVSRAMISRIERAEASPSALILAKLCAALGTSLSAFFADSDRPVDPLSRRVDQPVWRDPETGYSRRSISPSGTGSGVDIVLVRFPVGGSIAYPPKHGAEGLSQHIWIMSGVLKVEVGDQSHLLFKGDCLYMPVADPHGFSNAGDTDVLYAVIIERTR, translated from the coding sequence ATGGAAAATCTCGATCTCACCTTCGACCATGCCATCGCTGTCAACCTCAAGCGCCTGCGCGCCGCGGCCGGCTTTACGCTGGATGGGCTTGCGGAAGCCTCCGGCGTCAGCAGGGCGATGATTTCGCGCATCGAGCGGGCGGAGGCCTCGCCGTCCGCGCTGATACTGGCAAAGCTCTGCGCCGCGCTCGGCACCTCGCTTTCCGCGTTTTTCGCAGACAGCGACCGGCCCGTCGATCCGCTGTCGCGCCGGGTCGACCAGCCGGTCTGGCGCGATCCCGAAACCGGCTATTCCCGACGCTCGATCTCGCCTTCCGGCACCGGGTCCGGGGTCGATATCGTGCTCGTCCGCTTTCCGGTCGGCGGCAGTATCGCCTACCCGCCCAAACACGGCGCCGAGGGATTAAGCCAGCATATCTGGATCATGAGCGGCGTACTGAAGGTCGAGGTTGGCGACCAGAGCCATCTTCTGTTCAAGGGGGACTGCCTCTATATGCCGGTGGCCGATCCGCATGGGTTTTCCAATGCCGGCGACACCGACGTGCTCTACGCCGTCATCATCGAACGAACGCGATAA
- a CDS encoding BA14K family protein — MFGLARNRLVAAVAAAALALSPMAALAHPAGGFHGGGFHGGGFHGGFAPDGPGFGPAFHGGGSPHWQGPPPNWHDGPHGGGPRGPGPVRAPNGQPWHGGPPPHWHGGPPPYSHGGPPPYWHGGPYYGPAALGPYWYGPPYGPYGPGWGWNGGAWVPFAAGALIGGGVVAATNNNTVNTATTPTINPKHYQWCEDRYKSYRVSDNTYQPYHGPRQQCVSPYY; from the coding sequence ATGTTCGGACTTGCACGCAATAGACTGGTGGCCGCCGTCGCTGCTGCCGCACTGGCCTTGTCGCCCATGGCAGCGCTTGCCCACCCGGCAGGCGGTTTTCATGGGGGTGGTTTTCACGGGGGCGGTTTTCACGGCGGGTTTGCGCCCGACGGCCCTGGCTTCGGCCCGGCCTTTCATGGCGGCGGCAGCCCGCACTGGCAGGGCCCTCCTCCGAACTGGCACGACGGCCCGCATGGCGGCGGCCCGCGCGGCCCCGGCCCTGTGCGCGCGCCCAACGGCCAGCCCTGGCACGGCGGTCCGCCTCCCCACTGGCATGGCGGACCTCCGCCGTACTCGCATGGCGGCCCCCCGCCGTACTGGCATGGCGGCCCCTATTATGGCCCGGCCGCACTTGGTCCTTACTGGTATGGCCCGCCATACGGCCCCTATGGTCCGGGCTGGGGCTGGAACGGCGGCGCCTGGGTGCCGTTTGCGGCAGGCGCGCTGATCGGCGGCGGCGTGGTTGCGGCAACCAACAACAACACTGTCAATACGGCGACCACGCCCACGATCAATCCGAAGCACTATCAGTGGTGCGAGGATCGCTACAAATCATACCGCGTCTCGGACAATACCTACCAGCCCTATCACGGGCCAAGGCAGCAGTGCGTTTCGCCGTACTACTGA
- a CDS encoding GNAT family N-acetyltransferase yields the protein MTSIRILSAEEAVAAIPALCELLRDSIEDNASMGFMAPHDPAGARAFWQGVADGVAEGFTVLAVAANGDDIVGTVQAGFARKPNQPHRGDVMKLIVRRDMRGNGIARLLMDRLEAECLKRDRWLMVLDTATGSAAEAIYPRFGWQRVGVVPDYALYPDGGFCGTTFFYKRLGA from the coding sequence ATGACAAGCATCAGAATATTATCCGCGGAAGAAGCCGTGGCCGCGATCCCGGCGCTTTGCGAACTCCTGCGCGACAGTATCGAGGACAACGCATCGATGGGGTTCATGGCGCCCCATGACCCGGCCGGGGCCCGCGCCTTCTGGCAGGGCGTCGCCGATGGCGTTGCCGAAGGTTTCACCGTGCTGGCGGTGGCGGCGAACGGGGATGACATCGTCGGCACGGTGCAGGCCGGCTTCGCCCGCAAACCCAACCAGCCGCATCGCGGTGATGTGATGAAGCTGATCGTGCGCCGCGACATGCGCGGCAACGGCATCGCGCGCCTGTTGATGGACCGGCTGGAGGCCGAATGCCTCAAACGGGACCGCTGGCTGATGGTGCTCGACACCGCGACGGGAAGCGCTGCCGAAGCGATCTATCCGCGGTTCGGTTGGCAACGCGTCGGCGTCGTGCCCGACTATGCGCTCTATCCCGATGGCGGCTTCTGCGGCACGACGTTCTTCTACAAGCGGCTCGGAGCCTGA